A region of the Cytobacillus luteolus genome:
TAAAATGAAAGAACTCACTCTCAATTGCTCGACGAGTGAGTTCTTTTCTACTTAATTTAATTTCGGAAGATAATATAAGCAAGGTAGACAATGTAGATGATTGCTAAAAATCCTCCTTCTTTCTTGGAAATCTTGAAGTGTGTTCTTGATAAGAATAGCAATAAAATAGAGACAATGATCATTAACCACATATCTTGAAAAATTTTGGGGTCAACAGCTAATGGATGGATTGTTGCTGAGGCTCCTAAAATGAAGAAGATGTTAAAAATATTACTGCCAACAATGTTCCCAATCGCTATCTCAGTTTGCTTCTTCAAGGCTGCAGTAATAGAAGTTACCAATTCAGGCAGAGATGTACCTACAGCAACAATCGTCAAACCGACTAGAGTTTCACTCATTCCAAGTGCGAGAGCAATTTCAATACTATTTTCAACAACAAGGCTACCACCAAATACAATTCCAGCAAGGCCTCCAATTGTTAACAAAATGTTCTTCACCCATGTTTTCTTTTCAGTAACAACTGGATTTTCATCAACCTGACTTCGATTGTTCCTTGCCATTTCAAAGACATAGTAGAGAAAAACAGCAAAGAAAAGTAGTAAAATGATACCTTCCGTTCTCGTTATTAAATTGATGTCTGCGTATTGAAGTTGTACATCACTAATCAGGAATAATAACGCAACGGCTGCTAACAAAGCAAAAGGTATTTCTTTTCTGATGGTATCGTTTTGTACTGCCAACGGAAATACGACTGCTGTAACCCCTAAAATGAAAGTGGCATTAAAAATATTACTTCCTACGACATTCCCAATTGCTACGTCACTGTTTCCTTCAAAGGCGGCAATAAAGCTAACTGAAGCCTCCGGAGCACTCGTACCAAAAGCTACGATTGTTAAACCGATAAGCATCGGCGATACCCTCAAAAACTGTGCTATTTTCGAGGCACCATCAACAAAATAATCTGCCCCTTTAATTAACAAACCAAATCCCACTAACAATAATAGATAAGTCATGTGTCCACCTCTTTATGAAACATCGTTTATTTAGTATACACAAATTGAAAAATAGTTATTTTAGTTTGCATTTTTACGTTTTC
Encoded here:
- a CDS encoding calcium/sodium antiporter; amino-acid sequence: MTYLLLLVGFGLLIKGADYFVDGASKIAQFLRVSPMLIGLTIVAFGTSAPEASVSFIAAFEGNSDVAIGNVVGSNIFNATFILGVTAVVFPLAVQNDTIRKEIPFALLAAVALLFLISDVQLQYADINLITRTEGIILLLFFAVFLYYVFEMARNNRSQVDENPVVTEKKTWVKNILLTIGGLAGIVFGGSLVVENSIEIALALGMSETLVGLTIVAVGTSLPELVTSITAALKKQTEIAIGNIVGSNIFNIFFILGASATIHPLAVDPKIFQDMWLMIIVSILLLFLSRTHFKISKKEGGFLAIIYIVYLAYIIFRN